The DNA sequence TTCCTGCCGGCGATCGTGCCGGTGGTCGTCTACGCGATCATCTGGCTGTTCATGTTCCATCCGTACGGCCTCGCGAACGCGGCACTCCACGGCTTGGGGTTGCCGCCGCTCGGGTGGCTCGCCGACCGCCGGGCGGCCATGCCGGCGCTCATTCTCTCGGCCTTGTGGCGTTTCGTGCCGTACTTCATGATCATCTATCTCGCCGGGCTGCAGAACATTCCGAACGAGTACTACGAAGCGGCGTCGATCGACGGGGCGGCCGGCGTCGACGCGTTCCGGTACGTGACGCTGCCGCTGCTGCGGCCGACGGTCCTGCTCGTGGTCATTCTCTCGATTATCTTCATGTCCAAGGTGTTCACGAACGTGCTCATCATGACGGGCGGCGGACCCGGCAGCGCGACGCGGGTGCTGTCGCTGTTCATCTACCAGACCGGGTTCCAGTACTTCAAGATGGGGCTTGCCAGCGCCGCTTCGATGTTTCTGCTCTTCGGCACCATGGTGTTCACCCTGCTGCAGCTGCGGATCTTCCGCGACGATGCCCGCGGATAGGCGCCGCGACCTGCTCACGTGGGTTGGCGTGTTCCTGGTTGCCGGCTGGGGCCTCGTGCAGCTGGCGCCGATCGTCTGGATGGTCTCGACGTCGCTGAAGCCGCTGAACCAAGTCTTCGCCCTGCCGGTGCAGTGGCTGCCGCACCCGCCCGAGTGGTCCAACTATCCGGACGCGTGGAACCAGTTTCCGTTCGCGCGCTACTTCGCCAACAGCTTCATCGTGTCGCTGTCCGTGACGGTGTTGAACGTCCTGCTGGCCGGCATGGCCGGATACAGCCTCGCGAAGTACCGGTACTTCGGTCAGCGCGCGCTGTTCATCGCGATCCTCAGCACCCTGATGCTGCCGATCGAGGTCCTGATGGTGCCGACGTTCATCATCGCGAAGGACCTCGGCTGGCTCAACTCTTATCAGGGCTTGATCGTCCCGGTGGCGGCGGACGCCTTCGGCGTCTTTCTAATGCGCCAGTACATGCTGAGCCTGCCGGACTCGCTCGTCGAAGCGGCGCGGATCGACGGCGCCGGCGAGCTCCGCACGTATTTCCGCATCGTCGTACCGCTCTGCTGGCCGGCCGTGCTGACGCTCGCTATCCTGACGTGGCGGGAAACGTGGGACGCCTTCGTCTGGCCGTACCTCATCGTCACGGACGACGCCCTGCGGACGATTCCGATCGGCCTCGAGCGCTTCGAATCGCAGTACGTCACGACGTACAACTCGGTCATGGCCATCTCGACGATCGCCATGGTGCCGATGGTGCTGCTGTTCTTTTTCTTCCAGCGCGCCTTCATTCGAGGGATCGCGCTCTCCGGCCTCAAGGATTGACGTCTCGCGAGGCCCAGGTGCCGGCCATGCAGTCGACCGAAATTCCGAGCGCGACCCAGAGCCCGCGGTTCTCCGGGATCCGCACCTTCATGCGGCTCCCGTACGCGGCGAACGCGGCGGAGGCTGGCGCGGACGTCGCCATCATGGGCATTCCATTCGATACCGCGGCGAGCTTCCGCACCGGCGCGCGGTTCGGCCCGTCCGCGATCCGCGACATCTCGGTGCTGCTGCGGCCGTCCAACCAGTTTCACAAGATCAACGCGGTCGAGACGCTGCGCGTCGTAGACTGCGGGGACGTGATGGTCGTGCCCGGCGACGTGGCGCGCACCTATGCGAACATCGAGCAGGAGTGGGCCCGGTGCGCCGCGGCCGGCGTGCTGCCGATCGGGCTCGGCGGCGACCACTCCGTCACGCTGGGCGAACTGCGGGCGCTGGCCAAGCGCGACGGGCCGCTCGCGCTCGTTCAGTTCGACTCCCACACCGACACCTGGGACAACTACTGGGGGGTGCGCTACACGCACGGGACGGGCTTCCGCCGCGCATGCGAGGAGGGGCTCCTCGATACCGCGCGCTCGATTCAGGTGGGGCTGCGCGGCAGCGAGTACGCGCCGGGCGATCTCGACGACAACCGGCGGCTCGGCTTCGAGACGCTGCTCGCGCCCGATCTGCTCACGATGTCCCCGGCCGAGGTCGCCGCGGCGATCCGGCGGCGGGTCGGTGCGGGACCCGCGTTTCTCAGCTTCGACATCGACTTTTTCGACCCAGCGTTCGCGCCGGGCACCGGCACGCCGGAGGCCGGCGGGCCGACCAGTGCCTTTGGGCTGCAGATCCTGCGCCACATCACCGGTCTGCCCTTCGCCGGGTTCGACGTGGTGGAAGTCCTGCCGGCCCACGACCCGACCGCGATCACGGCGCTGCTCGCGGCCACGGTCGTCTTCGAGTTTCTCGCCCTGATCGCGCTGTCGAAGTCCGGGGCGCGGCCTGGCGCGGCCGGACGGGCGGGGGCGGCGGCCGGACGGAATGGCGAGTAGCGGGCTAGCCGGCGCCGGGCGACCCGTGCTCGGTTCGCAGGCTCAGGACCACCGCGGCGAGCCCGAGCGGCAGCGCGAGCGCAAACGGCGCCGCGACGTCGACCCGCGCCACCGCGGCTCCGAGCAGCGGACCGGCGAACAACCCGAAGTCGATCGCGGCATTGTAGACGCTCATCGCACCGGTGTAACGGTCGGGCGGCACGCGCCATGTGACGAGGGTCGAAAAGGTCACGGGCATGAGGCCGATCGCGATCCCGTACAGCATGCCCGCGGCCACGAGTACGGACGCCGCGCGCGCGAAGGGAACGGCGAGCTCGACGGCCGCGATGCAGCCGATGCCCGCGGCAACCATCCAGCGGCCGCGTTCGGGGCGGATCAACCGGCCGGTCGGCCACTGCATGAGCGCATACATGCCGCCCTGCAGCGCGAAGATCAAACCGATCGTCTGCACCCGCAGGCCGCGGTGCGCCGCGTACAGGGGCAGAAACGTGGCCCAGATGCCGGAGAGGCTGTAGCACAGCAGGATGCTGAGCCCGAGGAGCGCGACCGACGGGTCGGAGAGCAGCGTCCGCAGGCCGCCGGCGGAGGCGGCCCGGCCGGTGAGTCGGCCGGCCGCGGGGCCGTCCCCGGGCGCGGGGCGTGTGAACAGGCGCATGATCAACAGACCGACGAGGCTGAAGAGGGCGGCCAGCGCGAATGCCGCCCGGTATCCGTAACGCGCCGCCAGCAGGCCGCCCATCGCGGGGCCGCTCAGCGCTGCGAACGACGTCCACAGCCAGAAGAGTCCGAACGCGCGGCCGCGCGTGGCGGGGCCGGCGGAATGGGCGACGGTCGCGTGAAGCGGCGGGACGATGACGCCGCGCGCCGCGCCGGCCGCCGACAGGGAACCCGCGACGAACGGCCGTCCGTGAGCCGCCGCGACGAGGCCGAGGCAGACGGCGTTGGCCACGTAGCCGTTGAGCAGCACGCGCCGCCGGCCGAAGGCGGCCGCGAACCTGCCGGCCTGGAGCTCCGTTACCGCCATCGTCACGCTGAACAGTCCGGCGACGACGCCGATCGCGGCAGTGCTGTAGCCGAGCTGGGCCAGATAGAGGGGCAGAACCGGGACGACGGCCTGCCAGGAGATGCTCGTGCAGAAGCCCGCCGCGCCGAGCGCCAGGCTGGGGGGTACGCGGTCACCGGCGCTCATCGTGGGGTGCGTGGTTCGACGCCGGAGCAGTCATTTCATCGCGGAGGTGCGGTGTGAAGCCGAGGGTGTTCGTCAGCCAGCCGATTCCGGAGCCGGGGCTCGAGATTCTGCGGGAGGTCGCCGACGTCAGGGTGTTTCCTCGCGTCGACCGCAACATGAGTCAAGAGGAATGGATCGTCGAAGCCGCGCGCTCCGACTACCTGTTGGTGATGGGTGGAAACAACATCACGGCTGAGATTCTCAAGGCGAACCCGAAGCTCAAAGGCGTCGCCCTTGTGCACCGGCGGTTGCCGCAGGGCAACTCCGTCGACCTCGACACGGCGCGGCAGCTCGGGATCCCGGTGATCTTCCAGTACCCGTGGGAGCCCGTGTACGACCACATCGCCGACGCGACCGCCGATCTGACGATCGCGATGCTGCTCGGCCTGGCCTACCGGATGGTTGACGCGGACCGCTACACGCGGTCCGGCCGTTCGCTGCAGGAGCACACGATGGCGCTCATGGGGCCGGGCGTAATCGGGAAGACGGTCGGGCTCTTCGGCCTCGGCATCGTGGCCAAGAAGATGGTCCCGCGTCTGCGGCCGTTCCGGTGCAGCCTCCTCTACAATAAGCGCACCCGGCTCAGTCCCGACCAGGAGCGGGAGATGGGGCTCACCTGGGTCGCGAGTAAGGACGAACTGCTGCGGCGCAGCGATTTCTTCTGCCTCGAGGTCGATTACAATCCCGACAACCACATGATCATCGGGGAACGGGAATTCGGGCTGATGAAGCCCACCGCGTACTTCATCAACACCGCGCGGGGCCGGCTCGTCGACGAACCGGCGCTCGTCCGCGCGCTGCAGAACAAGACGATCGCCGGCGCCGGCCTTGACGTCTTCTGGCACGAGCCGCCGCGGTCGCCGGAGATGGCGCCGAGCCCGGAGTTCTTCACGATGGACAGCGTCATTCTGGCGCCGCACAACGGCGGGGCCACCTGGCACGCGCGCAGCGAGCTCACCAAGGCGACGGCCCGGCAGATCGTCGCGCTCATCCAGGGCGAGCGTCCGGACGGGCTGGTGCTCGACTAGCGCCGTGCGCTCGATCGACGTCCACTTCCACGTCGTGCCGCCGAGGTTCGTCGACTCGGTGCGGCGCGGGACGTTCGCCGATATCGTGGAGCTCGCCCGCGACGGCGGCGCC is a window from the bacterium genome containing:
- a CDS encoding MFS transporter, producing MSAGDRVPPSLALGAAGFCTSISWQAVVPVLPLYLAQLGYSTAAIGVVAGLFSVTMAVTELQAGRFAAAFGRRRVLLNGYVANAVCLGLVAAAHGRPFVAGSLSAAGAARGVIVPPLHATVAHSAGPATRGRAFGLFWLWTSFAALSGPAMGGLLAARYGYRAAFALAALFSLVGLLIMRLFTRPAPGDGPAAGRLTGRAASAGGLRTLLSDPSVALLGLSILLCYSLSGIWATFLPLYAAHRGLRVQTIGLIFALQGGMYALMQWPTGRLIRPERGRWMVAAGIGCIAAVELAVPFARAASVLVAAGMLYGIAIGLMPVTFSTLVTWRVPPDRYTGAMSVYNAAIDFGLFAGPLLGAAVARVDVAAPFALALPLGLAAVVLSLRTEHGSPGAG
- the speB gene encoding agmatinase; this translates as MQSTEIPSATQSPRFSGIRTFMRLPYAANAAEAGADVAIMGIPFDTAASFRTGARFGPSAIRDISVLLRPSNQFHKINAVETLRVVDCGDVMVVPGDVARTYANIEQEWARCAAAGVLPIGLGGDHSVTLGELRALAKRDGPLALVQFDSHTDTWDNYWGVRYTHGTGFRRACEEGLLDTARSIQVGLRGSEYAPGDLDDNRRLGFETLLAPDLLTMSPAEVAAAIRRRVGAGPAFLSFDIDFFDPAFAPGTGTPEAGGPTSAFGLQILRHITGLPFAGFDVVEVLPAHDPTAITALLAATVVFEFLALIALSKSGARPGAAGRAGAAAGRNGE
- a CDS encoding carbohydrate ABC transporter permease, which translates into the protein MPADRRRDLLTWVGVFLVAGWGLVQLAPIVWMVSTSLKPLNQVFALPVQWLPHPPEWSNYPDAWNQFPFARYFANSFIVSLSVTVLNVLLAGMAGYSLAKYRYFGQRALFIAILSTLMLPIEVLMVPTFIIAKDLGWLNSYQGLIVPVAADAFGVFLMRQYMLSLPDSLVEAARIDGAGELRTYFRIVVPLCWPAVLTLAILTWRETWDAFVWPYLIVTDDALRTIPIGLERFESQYVTTYNSVMAISTIAMVPMVLLFFFFQRAFIRGIALSGLKD
- a CDS encoding NAD(P)-dependent oxidoreductase — encoded protein: MKPRVFVSQPIPEPGLEILREVADVRVFPRVDRNMSQEEWIVEAARSDYLLVMGGNNITAEILKANPKLKGVALVHRRLPQGNSVDLDTARQLGIPVIFQYPWEPVYDHIADATADLTIAMLLGLAYRMVDADRYTRSGRSLQEHTMALMGPGVIGKTVGLFGLGIVAKKMVPRLRPFRCSLLYNKRTRLSPDQEREMGLTWVASKDELLRRSDFFCLEVDYNPDNHMIIGEREFGLMKPTAYFINTARGRLVDEPALVRALQNKTIAGAGLDVFWHEPPRSPEMAPSPEFFTMDSVILAPHNGGATWHARSELTKATARQIVALIQGERPDGLVLD
- a CDS encoding sugar ABC transporter permease — translated: MGSLGAGTTAASRAGAASGSARGWSLAWLRSAEARHQAWGYLFLAPMFLLLVVFKFIPMIQALYLSLTNYDLLSPPRFIGLRNYTDLLGDPLFHQSIAVTVYFVFGTSVFIWFLSLAAAVIFNAPLPGRNFLRTLYFLPAIVPVVVYAIIWLFMFHPYGLANAALHGLGLPPLGWLADRRAAMPALILSALWRFVPYFMIIYLAGLQNIPNEYYEAASIDGAAGVDAFRYVTLPLLRPTVLLVVILSIIFMSKVFTNVLIMTGGGPGSATRVLSLFIYQTGFQYFKMGLASAASMFLLFGTMVFTLLQLRIFRDDARG